In the genome of Sphaeramia orbicularis chromosome 13, fSphaOr1.1, whole genome shotgun sequence, one region contains:
- the LOC115431795 gene encoding calmodulin codes for MADQLTEEQIAEFKEAFSLFDKDGDGTITTKELGTVMRSLGQNPTEAELQDMINEVDADGNGTIDFPEFLTMMARKMKDTDSEEEIREAFRVFDKDGNGYISAAELRHVMTNLGEKLTDEEVDEMIREADIDGDGQVNYEEFVQMMTAK; via the exons ATG GCTGATCAGCTGACTGAGGAGCAGATTGCTG AGTTCAAGGAGGCATTCTCGCTGTTTGACAAGGATGGTGATGGTACCATCACTACCAAGGAGCTTGGGACTGTGATGCGCTCTCTGGGACAGAACCCAACTGAGGCTGAGCTGCAGGACATGATCAACGAGGTGGATGCTGATG GCAATGGTACTATTGACTTCCCTGAGTTCTTGACCATGATGGCTAGGAAGATGAAAGATACAGACAGCGAGGAGGAGATCAGAGAAGCCTTCAGAGTCTTCGACAAG GACGGCAATGGTTACATCAGTGCAGCAGAATTACGGCACGTTATGACCAACCTCGGGGAGAAGCTCACTGATGAGGAGGTGGATGAAATGATCCGCGAAGCTGACATCGACGGCGATGGGCAGGTCAACTATGAAG AGTTTGTCCAGATGATGACTGCCAAGTGA